The following proteins are encoded in a genomic region of Dialister hominis:
- a CDS encoding helix-turn-helix transcriptional regulator — MAAIKDEKEDNKTGKMLALFDIMIHGHPLTKEQIATRFDVNARTANRYLAAIRQYLEEAEKEDGPRRELRYSREDRTYRIAEVENRFISKSELFAICKILLGGRTYSRKDLESLMNRLLQSAVLPEEQEEIKEFVKRELFDYLDPSHGKPDMDQLWEVAQAIKKHHVITFDYTKIGSTQGTPHRALPLGVVFSEYYFYVIALPFGDDHKPDPTVDTRTYRLDRMSDVEETKIKWDVPYNKRFREGVFKNQTQYMFSGPIQHVAFLYTGRSIEAVMDRIPTARKVLQDDGSWLITAELKGEGILMWLLSQGSSVNVLAPATLRERWLTEARKICEQPTVDLKKLKRGH, encoded by the coding sequence ATGGCTGCCATTAAAGATGAAAAAGAAGACAACAAGACAGGGAAAATGCTGGCCCTCTTTGACATAATGATCCATGGGCATCCTCTTACGAAAGAACAGATTGCCACACGTTTCGACGTGAACGCGCGAACCGCGAACCGCTACCTTGCTGCCATCCGCCAGTACCTCGAAGAAGCAGAGAAAGAAGACGGCCCCAGAAGAGAACTGCGCTACAGCAGAGAAGACAGGACATACCGCATCGCCGAAGTCGAGAACCGCTTCATTTCCAAAAGCGAACTCTTCGCCATCTGCAAGATTCTCCTTGGCGGAAGAACCTACAGCAGGAAAGACCTCGAGTCCCTCATGAACCGCCTCCTCCAGTCCGCCGTCCTTCCCGAAGAACAGGAAGAAATCAAGGAATTCGTCAAACGCGAACTCTTCGACTACCTCGACCCGTCCCACGGCAAGCCCGACATGGACCAGCTCTGGGAAGTCGCCCAGGCCATCAAGAAACATCACGTCATCACCTTCGACTATACGAAAATAGGAAGCACCCAGGGCACGCCCCACAGAGCACTGCCCCTCGGCGTCGTCTTCTCCGAATACTACTTCTACGTCATCGCCCTTCCATTCGGCGACGACCACAAACCCGATCCCACCGTCGACACCAGGACCTACCGCCTGGACCGCATGTCCGACGTCGAAGAAACAAAAATCAAATGGGACGTCCCATACAACAAACGCTTCAGAGAAGGCGTCTTCAAAAACCAGACCCAGTACATGTTCTCCGGCCCCATCCAGCACGTAGCCTTCCTCTACACAGGAAGATCCATCGAAGCCGTCATGGACCGCATCCCGACAGCCAGAAAAGTCCTCCAGGACGACGGCAGCTGGCTCATCACCGCAGAACTAAAAGGCGAAGGCATCCTCATGTGGCTCCTAAGCCAGGGCTCCAGCGTAAACGTCCTGGCCCCGGCCACCCTCCGGGAAAGATGGCTCACCGAAGCCAGAAAAATCTGCGAACAACCCACAGTAGACCTCAAAAAACTAAAACGCGGACACTAA
- a CDS encoding IS3 family transposase, translating into MKEVHEETNISIESLCRLSKVSRAAYYGWLNHIKSGRELLREKVAQEVVKIHQEYPDMGYRRMNDWIKKYSESHLMVSDSLVLRVRRILNIKSVIKYKTDGCTRNAKDPKYIFENLLNRDFDAGVSNARWMTDVTEFKYTTADGVLHKLYLSAIIDGHDRRIVSYVIGDRNNTALAFETMEKALKENPGAHPMIHTDRGFQYTSNGFHKIVEKAGLVHSMSRVGCCADNGLMEGFWGMLKRERYYTRKFTSRKAVVSMINGYIYFYNNKRIQRKLHLLAPMEVFNAAPMAA; encoded by the coding sequence ATAAAAGAAGTCCATGAAGAAACCAACATCTCCATAGAAAGTCTCTGCCGACTCTCAAAGGTCTCCAGGGCAGCTTATTACGGCTGGCTGAATCATATTAAGAGCGGCCGTGAACTGCTGAGAGAAAAGGTCGCACAGGAGGTCGTGAAAATCCATCAGGAATATCCGGATATGGGATACCGCCGGATGAACGATTGGATCAAGAAGTATAGCGAGAGCCACCTTATGGTAAGTGACAGTCTGGTTCTTCGTGTCAGGCGGATACTTAATATTAAGTCCGTGATCAAATACAAGACCGATGGCTGCACTCGTAACGCAAAGGATCCAAAGTACATTTTTGAAAACCTGCTGAACCGTGATTTCGATGCAGGCGTATCCAATGCAAGATGGATGACGGATGTCACCGAATTCAAATACACAACGGCTGATGGAGTTTTGCATAAGTTATATTTAAGCGCCATTATTGATGGCCATGACCGTCGGATTGTCTCTTATGTCATCGGCGACAGAAACAATACTGCACTGGCTTTTGAGACAATGGAAAAGGCGCTTAAAGAGAATCCAGGAGCACATCCAATGATTCATACTGACCGCGGATTCCAGTATACAAGCAACGGATTCCATAAGATCGTTGAAAAAGCAGGACTGGTTCACAGCATGTCCCGCGTAGGCTGCTGTGCAGACAACGGTCTGATGGAAGGGTTCTGGGGAATGCTGAAGCGCGAACGTTACTACACACGTAAATTCACCAGCCGCAAAGCAGTGGTAAGCATGATCAACGGCTACATCTACTTCTACAACAACAAACGCATTCAGCGCAAATTACATCTTTTAGCCCCAATGGAAGTATTCAACGCAGCTCCAATGGCTGCATGA
- a CDS encoding helix-turn-helix domain-containing protein, whose protein sequence is MLDQIASYLYQGVTITQAAENLHMSRITFRKWVLRYKEEGFKGLRPRQHLSYYSNQMKIQAVKEYLKGGVSMLSVCAKYRISGTLSLKTWIEAYNEHKLTDLVPEGGDLMGKRQQSVKEERVRIVQECIASGCDYNKIAKKYNMSYQTLYTWVKKFKEMGEVGLEDYRGKPIRLQTPRTEEERLSQENARLLEEKKDLIAEIALLKKKMEIEERLRSSKDSALLTFSEILKP, encoded by the coding sequence ATGTTAGACCAGATTGCTTCATATCTCTATCAGGGTGTTACGATTACCCAGGCAGCTGAAAATCTTCATATGAGCCGCATAACATTCAGAAAATGGGTTCTCCGGTATAAAGAGGAGGGCTTTAAGGGATTGCGGCCCAGGCAGCATTTGTCTTACTACTCCAATCAGATGAAGATCCAGGCCGTAAAGGAATATCTTAAAGGCGGCGTTTCCATGCTTTCCGTCTGTGCCAAATACAGAATTTCCGGCACTCTCTCCCTTAAAACATGGATTGAGGCGTATAATGAGCATAAGTTGACAGACCTCGTTCCTGAAGGAGGAGATCTTATGGGCAAACGCCAGCAATCGGTCAAGGAAGAGCGAGTCAGAATCGTTCAGGAGTGCATCGCCAGTGGATGCGATTACAACAAGATAGCCAAGAAGTACAACATGTCCTACCAAACACTCTACACATGGGTAAAAAAGTTCAAGGAGATGGGAGAAGTTGGTCTTGAGGATTACAGAGGAAAGCCAATCAGGCTCCAAACGCCCCGGACCGAAGAAGAACGGCTGAGTCAGGAGAATGCCAGACTTCTTGAAGAGAAGAAGGATCTTATAGCAGAGATTGCCCTGCTAAAAAAAAAGATGGAGATAGAGGAAAGGTTGCGTTCCTCGAAGGATTCAGCCTTACTCACCTTCTCAGAGATTTTAAAGCCATAA
- a CDS encoding DUF445 family protein yields MKKKTWANVVLAASAVLTAAAAPYKDISLLAEGCFHLGFAATVGGFADWFGVASLFGKPLGIGKRTDIIAKDRDKIIRLARDMITQELLTRQQIKALVVKNVPTDVLYRWILSHEAGVKNVLDAAALLSLDSLDKEKLWRFLSGKAVGAAADTDWAGQIALVLEEFRTGERSKPLIEALAREAKGFLEDECTQDEIRSIYLSAWKDYEQNGFLRGLLRSRMEDKTEEVTTLIRRELLKLADSLTEEGSPARAWIDEKCMEIIRALEDDKDVKRRVNNFITEKVVVLLAGKGKETAFRLWEENKEMAAMRLSEGALSLIKTGFADEKKRRAFDAFIVRLILPLLPKIHESIGNAVTDKLSTMDGRTMADLAKEAVSEDTAAIRLNGSLFGAILGLLFFLIPLVGGAL; encoded by the coding sequence TTGAAGAAGAAAACTTGGGCGAATGTTGTCCTGGCGGCCAGTGCTGTTTTGACAGCGGCGGCCGCTCCTTATAAAGATATTTCCCTTCTGGCGGAAGGGTGCTTTCACTTGGGCTTTGCCGCGACGGTCGGGGGATTTGCTGACTGGTTCGGCGTTGCTTCTCTCTTTGGGAAGCCGCTTGGCATAGGGAAGAGGACGGACATTATCGCAAAGGACCGGGACAAGATCATCCGCCTCGCGCGGGATATGATCACGCAGGAACTTTTGACGCGACAGCAGATCAAGGCGCTTGTCGTGAAAAATGTTCCCACCGATGTCCTCTACCGCTGGATCCTCTCCCATGAAGCCGGCGTGAAGAATGTCCTCGACGCAGCAGCCCTCCTTTCACTGGATTCTCTGGATAAGGAGAAACTCTGGCGTTTCCTCTCCGGAAAAGCCGTCGGCGCTGCTGCGGATACGGACTGGGCAGGGCAGATCGCTCTCGTCCTCGAAGAATTCCGTACAGGAGAAAGAAGCAAGCCGCTCATCGAAGCCCTCGCGCGTGAAGCGAAGGGATTTCTTGAAGACGAATGCACGCAGGACGAAATCCGCAGCATCTACCTTTCTGCATGGAAAGACTACGAGCAGAATGGATTTCTCCGCGGCCTTCTCCGCTCCCGTATGGAAGACAAGACAGAAGAAGTGACGACACTCATCCGAAGAGAGCTCTTGAAACTGGCCGATTCCCTGACAGAAGAGGGAAGCCCTGCCCGCGCATGGATCGACGAAAAGTGCATGGAAATCATCCGCGCTCTCGAAGACGATAAAGACGTGAAGCGCAGAGTGAACAATTTCATTACTGAAAAAGTTGTCGTGCTCCTTGCCGGAAAAGGGAAGGAGACCGCTTTCCGCCTCTGGGAGGAAAATAAGGAAATGGCGGCCATGCGCCTTTCGGAAGGTGCGCTTTCCCTCATCAAGACAGGTTTTGCCGATGAGAAGAAACGCCGCGCCTTCGATGCCTTCATCGTCCGCCTTATCCTGCCGCTCCTCCCGAAGATTCATGAATCGATCGGGAATGCCGTCACGGACAAGCTCTCCACTATGGATGGAAGGACGATGGCAGACCTTGCGAAGGAAGCTGTCTCCGAGGACACCGCTGCCATCCGTCTGAATGGCTCCCTCTTCGGTGCCATTCTGGGATTGCTCTTCTTCCTGATTCCGCTCGTAGGAGGTGCGCTATGA
- a CDS encoding DUF445 family protein: protein MKRYQTANRLFLASAILFGAAVILQHASPWSGSEAVSIFYFLAQSCLIGCCADWIAVEALFRRRFHLPYKPLIPSNQDAVIRKLSAVSDSLIDKTGLLKGALGGSVMELADREFFHNEKVREAAESFLAREGARFLTGLVSENKEKAASLADGETGKVISLIAGKAREEILARMSREEWLQKLLALVGEKAKTAGAKEALAGAIKKAGEEQKQQAGFFKRLLFSAAELTGTIDYEEMAETGLAALGAAIERWKKPEDPFHQTLLARWDEAIHAFVDDKETKDALEDFGKSLFEKYPAGEKVRTMIDSLLSEWNEDENGKTKLENTLHGFAGSAIDRLAADSILRGRIDSGARDLIAELADHERTLLAGAAVSVLKSLSSEELNEFIESKVHTDLEGIRINGAITGLAAGGLFYFLLEYAYIPFMHQFM from the coding sequence ATGAAAAGATACCAGACAGCCAACCGCCTCTTCCTCGCCTCCGCCATCCTCTTTGGCGCGGCAGTGATCCTTCAGCATGCTAGCCCGTGGAGCGGAAGCGAAGCCGTTTCCATCTTCTACTTCCTGGCCCAGTCCTGCCTTATCGGCTGCTGCGCCGACTGGATCGCCGTCGAAGCCCTCTTCCGGAGGCGCTTCCATCTGCCGTACAAGCCGCTGATTCCGTCGAACCAAGATGCCGTCATCAGGAAGCTGTCCGCCGTCAGCGATTCCCTGATCGACAAGACAGGCCTTTTGAAAGGCGCCCTCGGAGGATCTGTCATGGAACTCGCCGACAGAGAATTCTTCCACAATGAAAAAGTCCGCGAGGCGGCAGAATCCTTTCTTGCCAGAGAAGGCGCCCGTTTCCTCACGGGACTTGTCAGCGAAAACAAAGAAAAAGCGGCCAGCCTTGCCGATGGGGAAACAGGAAAAGTCATTTCCCTGATCGCAGGAAAAGCCAGAGAAGAAATCCTTGCCAGGATGAGCCGTGAAGAATGGCTGCAGAAACTTCTGGCGCTGGTCGGAGAAAAAGCGAAGACAGCAGGAGCGAAGGAAGCCCTCGCCGGAGCTATTAAAAAAGCAGGGGAAGAGCAGAAGCAGCAGGCTGGTTTCTTCAAGCGGCTCCTCTTTTCCGCTGCTGAACTGACCGGCACCATCGACTATGAAGAAATGGCAGAGACCGGACTTGCGGCCCTGGGAGCTGCCATCGAGCGCTGGAAAAAGCCGGAAGATCCTTTCCACCAGACACTCCTGGCCCGCTGGGACGAAGCTATCCATGCTTTCGTCGATGACAAAGAAACGAAAGACGCCCTCGAAGATTTCGGAAAGAGCCTCTTTGAAAAATATCCGGCAGGGGAAAAGGTGAGGACCATGATCGACAGCCTCCTCTCCGAATGGAACGAAGACGAAAACGGAAAGACGAAACTGGAGAACACCCTGCACGGCTTTGCAGGAAGCGCTATCGACCGCCTGGCAGCAGACAGCATCCTGCGCGGAAGAATCGACAGCGGAGCTAGAGACCTCATTGCCGAACTCGCCGACCATGAAAGAACACTTCTGGCGGGCGCAGCCGTCAGCGTCCTGAAATCCCTCTCCAGCGAAGAACTGAACGAATTCATCGAATCCAAAGTCCACACAGACCTCGAAGGTATCCGCATCAACGGTGCCATCACAGGCCTTGCCGCCGGAGGACTCTTCTATTTCCTCTTAGAGTACGCATACATCCCGTTCATGCACCAGTTCATGTAA
- a CDS encoding DUF1848 domain-containing protein produces the protein MILNTGQRTDIPAFYADWFLRRVREGSVMVRNPFNYQRITSYRIDPEVVDVIAFCTKNPAPMLGKLGELAGYRQYWHVTITPYDKDIEPNVPPAGEVISSFRKLSGKVGKERTVWRYDPILLTETFTPERHICAFRDMAEKLEGSTESCVISFIDLYKKTIRNFPEAERVSNEIQYSMAERMAKIGEQHGIHVSSCLEDPGLAKIGIDTSGCMTKEKLEKAFNLKLKIPNIKTHQARQGCACLLGNDIGAYTTCPHLCKYCYANESPEAVIENRNKHDPHSPLLIGHVEKEDQVVEARQESWIDREISLF, from the coding sequence ATGATACTGAACACTGGCCAGAGAACCGACATACCAGCCTTCTATGCAGACTGGTTCCTTCGCCGCGTCCGCGAAGGCTCCGTCATGGTGAGGAACCCTTTCAACTACCAGAGAATCACAAGCTACAGAATCGACCCCGAAGTCGTAGACGTCATCGCCTTCTGCACCAAGAACCCCGCGCCCATGCTGGGAAAACTGGGAGAACTTGCAGGCTACCGCCAGTACTGGCACGTCACCATCACGCCCTACGACAAAGACATAGAACCCAACGTCCCGCCTGCAGGAGAAGTCATCTCCTCCTTCAGGAAACTGTCAGGGAAAGTAGGAAAAGAAAGAACCGTCTGGCGGTACGATCCTATCCTCCTCACCGAAACCTTCACACCCGAACGCCACATCTGTGCATTCAGAGACATGGCAGAAAAACTCGAAGGCAGCACAGAATCCTGCGTCATTTCCTTCATCGACCTCTACAAGAAAACCATCAGGAACTTCCCCGAAGCAGAAAGAGTCAGCAACGAAATCCAGTACAGCATGGCAGAAAGAATGGCAAAGATAGGAGAGCAGCACGGCATCCACGTCTCCTCCTGCCTGGAAGACCCGGGCCTTGCAAAAATAGGCATAGACACAAGCGGCTGCATGACAAAAGAAAAGTTGGAAAAAGCCTTCAACCTCAAACTGAAAATCCCAAACATCAAAACCCACCAGGCAAGACAAGGCTGCGCCTGTCTCCTCGGAAATGACATAGGCGCTTACACCACCTGCCCGCACCTCTGCAAATACTGCTACGCCAACGAAAGCCCCGAAGCCGTCATCGAAAACAGAAACAAACACGACCCGCACTCCCCACTCCTCATAGGCCACGTAGAAAAAGAGGATCAGGTGGTAGAAGCCAGACAAGAGTCATGGATCGATAGAGAGATCAGTCTGTTTTAA
- a CDS encoding IS256 family transposase yields MSNINTELNEAVSKGTNLSDAWNELMRKELEHAINELLQSELTSFLDYEKWDIAGYNSGNSRNGSYAREIVTRFGKISIEVPRDRNGDFQQHTVPKYRRSDGSLEEMVIQMYTKGITTSEISDLIEKMYGNYYTPATISNMTKATEELVKEFHSRSLSSRYSVIYGDATYINVRRDSVAKEAMHILMGINAAGHKEILDYRLFPSESCENYREMLKDIKGRGVKEVLLFVSDGLKELGNVFLEEFPKAQYQACWVHLGRAMCRHVRNKDWKEVLGEAKKIYGSTSKEEAEKQLSSFIEKYEGKYPKAVNVIRDNPSLFSFYDYPAEIQRSLYTSNPIESFNKKYKKNIRKKEQFPNEDSLDRFTCAIASDYNKQFESRQMKGFSKCSYELQQLFEERYGSKG; encoded by the coding sequence ATGTCAAATATTAACACAGAATTGAATGAAGCAGTATCAAAAGGCACCAATCTATCCGATGCCTGGAATGAATTGATGAGGAAAGAACTGGAGCACGCGATCAATGAGCTTCTTCAAAGCGAACTGACATCTTTCCTGGATTACGAGAAATGGGATATTGCAGGGTATAATTCCGGCAATTCAAGAAACGGATCCTATGCTCGGGAGATAGTGACTCGTTTCGGGAAGATATCGATTGAAGTCCCAAGAGATCGTAACGGAGATTTCCAGCAGCACACGGTTCCCAAGTACAGAAGGAGTGACGGAAGTCTGGAAGAGATGGTCATTCAGATGTACACCAAGGGAATCACAACATCCGAGATCTCGGATCTGATTGAGAAGATGTATGGAAATTATTACACACCTGCAACAATCTCAAACATGACGAAAGCCACAGAAGAACTGGTGAAGGAATTCCACAGCAGATCACTGAGTTCCCGTTACTCTGTCATCTATGGAGATGCGACTTATATCAATGTCAGACGAGACTCTGTGGCCAAGGAGGCGATGCATATCTTGATGGGGATCAATGCGGCAGGGCATAAGGAGATCCTTGATTATCGCCTTTTTCCAAGTGAATCTTGTGAGAACTATAGAGAGATGCTTAAGGACATCAAAGGGAGAGGTGTAAAGGAAGTCCTGCTGTTTGTGTCGGATGGTCTGAAGGAACTCGGGAATGTGTTTCTGGAAGAGTTCCCTAAAGCACAGTACCAGGCATGCTGGGTTCATCTGGGAAGAGCGATGTGCAGACATGTTCGGAATAAGGATTGGAAAGAGGTGCTGGGTGAGGCAAAAAAGATCTATGGTTCTACCTCAAAGGAAGAGGCAGAGAAGCAGCTGAGCAGTTTTATTGAGAAGTATGAAGGGAAGTATCCTAAAGCAGTGAATGTCATTCGTGACAATCCATCTCTGTTCAGTTTCTACGACTATCCTGCAGAAATACAGAGAAGTCTGTATACATCAAATCCGATTGAGTCATTTAATAAGAAGTATAAGAAAAACATCCGAAAGAAAGAACAGTTCCCCAACGAGGATTCACTGGATCGGTTCACATGTGCAATAGCCAGTGATTACAACAAGCAGTTCGAATCCAGGCAGATGAAGGGATTCAGTAAATGTTCCTATGAACTGCAGCAGTTATTCGAAGAACGCTATGGTTCTAAAGGTTAG
- a CDS encoding RluA family pseudouridine synthase, which translates to MHLSSSLWKKIKWNGKILINGRQVFNARTALHAGDEITLIWSEENDILPANVPLDIVYEDPWLLIVNKGPHMIIHPTAKSTQETLVNAVAWYFKEKGEDAGIHPVYRLDRNTTGLVVVAKSANVQYDLSKSHDSIFREYLALVGGEIVMGDEAKNIIGEPIGRKPDSIVEWMVRPDGKPAWTEYMVLAHSWKTSLVRVHLLTGRTHQIRVHFSHMHHPLLGDDLYGGSIKLIQRQALHAYNVEFLHPVTGEKMKFTAPVPDDMKSLITNIWPDLDISKL; encoded by the coding sequence ATGCATCTCTCTTCTTCTCTTTGGAAGAAGATCAAGTGGAATGGGAAGATCCTGATTAATGGCAGGCAGGTGTTTAATGCCCGGACGGCGCTGCATGCAGGGGATGAGATTACTCTGATCTGGTCGGAGGAGAATGATATCCTTCCGGCGAATGTTCCTTTGGATATAGTCTATGAGGATCCTTGGCTTTTGATCGTGAATAAGGGGCCTCATATGATTATCCATCCTACGGCGAAGTCGACGCAGGAGACTTTGGTGAATGCGGTGGCGTGGTATTTCAAGGAGAAGGGCGAGGATGCGGGGATTCATCCTGTGTATCGTCTGGATCGGAATACGACGGGACTTGTCGTTGTCGCCAAGTCTGCTAATGTGCAGTATGACCTTTCGAAGTCTCATGATTCGATATTCCGTGAGTACCTGGCTCTTGTGGGCGGAGAAATCGTGATGGGGGATGAGGCGAAGAATATCATCGGCGAACCAATCGGGCGCAAGCCTGACAGTATCGTAGAGTGGATGGTCAGGCCCGATGGGAAACCGGCATGGACCGAGTACATGGTGCTGGCGCATTCATGGAAGACGTCGCTGGTGCGTGTCCACCTCCTAACGGGAAGGACGCATCAGATCCGCGTCCATTTCTCTCATATGCATCATCCGCTTCTTGGAGATGACCTTTATGGAGGCTCGATAAAGCTGATCCAGCGGCAGGCGCTCCATGCGTATAATGTAGAATTTTTGCATCCGGTGACAGGGGAGAAGATGAAATTTACCGCTCCTGTTCCTGATGATATGAAGTCTTTGATTACGAATATCTGGCCTGATCTGGATATTTCCAAACTATGA
- the pgeF gene encoding peptidoglycan editing factor PgeF: protein MTIQKKNGVSYLTFDVFENAPLTAAVSCRDGGVSQGFFTSLNMGLHVGDDPSLVVENRKRFFDALGADSRTLINCSQVHGTHIEIVGKEDCGRGALSLDTAIPDTDGLITNEANVPITMNYADCTPLFFYDPKGVIALSHGGWRGTAGNIVGKTISMMEKKYGSKREDIRAAIGPAIGLECFEVGRDVIEAMKALFTDEEMKKLSCTKENGKFLFDLPGANHVLMRKAGIAEDHIEDCGICTYCHDDIFYSYRKAGGKTGRHMAVMMLKN from the coding sequence ATGACGATTCAGAAGAAAAACGGAGTTTCATACCTGACCTTTGATGTATTTGAAAACGCGCCCCTTACGGCTGCTGTCTCCTGCAGGGATGGCGGTGTCAGCCAGGGGTTTTTCACTAGCCTGAATATGGGGCTCCATGTTGGGGACGATCCTTCCCTTGTTGTGGAGAACAGGAAACGTTTCTTTGATGCGCTTGGCGCAGACAGCAGAACACTCATCAACTGCAGCCAGGTGCACGGGACGCATATAGAAATCGTGGGAAAAGAAGACTGCGGACGAGGAGCGCTTTCGCTCGATACGGCCATCCCGGATACGGACGGACTGATTACGAATGAAGCGAACGTCCCAATCACGATGAATTACGCCGACTGCACGCCTCTTTTTTTCTATGATCCGAAGGGCGTCATTGCCCTTTCCCATGGAGGATGGCGCGGGACAGCGGGAAATATTGTAGGAAAGACCATTTCCATGATGGAAAAGAAATATGGCTCGAAGAGAGAAGATATCCGTGCTGCCATCGGGCCGGCCATCGGTCTCGAATGCTTCGAGGTCGGGAGAGATGTCATTGAAGCGATGAAAGCTCTCTTTACTGATGAAGAAATGAAAAAGCTCAGTTGCACGAAGGAAAATGGAAAATTTCTCTTCGACCTGCCGGGAGCCAACCACGTTCTCATGAGAAAAGCAGGCATTGCGGAAGATCACATCGAGGACTGTGGGATCTGCACCTATTGCCATGATGATATTTTCTACTCCTACAGGAAAGCAGGAGGAAAGACAGGACGCCATATGGCCGTCATGATGCTGAAGAATTAA
- a CDS encoding SDR family NAD(P)-dependent oxidoreductase, with the protein MRTAVVTGASSGLGREFVKQLSEEGKLDEIWVIARRREKLEELASSVKTPLRIFGASLDDEGLYGLLSVLMEREKPDIRLLINNAGRGTMTTLDEETTEDAVSMIGLNCQAPVKMMKLCLPYMKEGAGIINVASVAGLLPLPDLAVYGATKAFLLSLSQAVNEEMKERNIHVMALCPYWIKDTEFIGKAGAEGRISEKGILNAEETVKKALEDLRHGETVSLPGKMAKLTALGTRFAPLGLVWKIRKWMKV; encoded by the coding sequence ATGAGGACAGCGGTCGTCACCGGAGCCTCCTCCGGACTCGGACGGGAATTCGTGAAACAGCTATCCGAAGAAGGAAAACTGGATGAAATCTGGGTCATCGCCAGAAGAAGAGAAAAGCTCGAAGAACTCGCTTCTTCCGTAAAAACGCCCCTTCGTATCTTCGGCGCAAGCCTGGATGACGAAGGCCTTTACGGTCTCCTTTCCGTCCTGATGGAAAGAGAAAAGCCTGACATCCGCCTCCTCATTAATAACGCAGGAAGAGGAACCATGACCACCCTCGACGAAGAAACCACCGAGGACGCCGTCAGCATGATCGGCCTGAACTGCCAGGCTCCCGTGAAAATGATGAAACTCTGCCTTCCCTATATGAAAGAAGGAGCAGGGATTATCAACGTAGCATCCGTCGCAGGACTCCTGCCCCTCCCGGACCTCGCCGTCTACGGCGCGACAAAAGCCTTCCTCCTTTCCCTCTCCCAGGCAGTCAATGAAGAAATGAAAGAGAGAAACATCCACGTCATGGCCCTCTGCCCCTACTGGATCAAAGACACCGAATTCATAGGAAAAGCAGGCGCCGAAGGCCGCATCTCAGAAAAAGGCATCCTCAATGCCGAAGAAACAGTAAAAAAAGCCCTCGAAGACCTCCGCCACGGAGAAACAGTCAGCCTCCCAGGCAAAATGGCCAAACTCACCGCCCTGGGCACCCGCTTCGCCCCGCTCGGGCTAGTATGGAAAATAAGGAAATGGATGAAAGTGTAG